Genomic window (Streptomyces liliiviolaceus):
GCGTACGGCCCACGCGTCGCCGCACGCGGTCTCACCGCTGATGGGCCGCGTCACCCCGGCGACCGTGGACAGGTCCCGGGAGGCGACGACGGCACTGCCGTCGGCGGCGCGCGGCCAGAACTGTGCGGCCATGACCGTGCCGCGGCCCGGCACGGAGTGCAGGTCGAACTGGTCCGCGAGCCGGGCGACCGCGCCCAGGCCGATGCCCAGCGTGCCCGCGCTGGACGATCCGTCGGCCAGCGCGGCGGGCACGTCCGTGATTCCGGGCCCCGAGTCGACGGTGAGGAACTCCACGCCGGCCTGGTCCCCGGAGCGCACCACGCGCAGCAGCAGGGCTCCGTCGTCGGCGTGCCGCTGTACGTTCGTGGCGGCCTCGGTGACGGCGAGGGCGACCTCGGCGACCCGGTGGCTGCTCAGCCCGATGCGCCTGGCCAGCGTGGCGGCCGCGCCCCGGGACGCCGCGGCCAGGGAGGCGCCGTCCCTGAACCACGCGATGTCCTCGTAGCTCAGGGCCACGGTGGTGTTCACCGCACCCACTTGATGATGGTCACGGTCGTTCCCTCGCCGGGCGCGGTGACCAGCCGGAAGTCGTCGACGAGGCGCCGGGCCCCGCTGAGGCCGAGGCCGAGCCCGCCGCCGGACGTCCAGCCGTCCGTCATCGCCTGCTCGACATCGGCGATACCGGGTCCGGAGTCCTCGAAGACGGCGGCCACGCCGTTCTTGCCGTTCGCGCTGACCAGTCCGGAACTGACCGTGCCCCCGCCGCCGTAGATGAGGGTGTTGCGGGCGAGTTCGCTCGCCGCGGTGATCATCTTCGTCTGGTCGACCAGGGACAGCCGGCACTTCTGGGACAGCGCCCGGATGGCCTGCCGGATGTGCACGAGGTCGCCGCTGCGCGCGATGGGGTAGACCTGCGGGTCTTCGCCCGCAGTCCAGGGCGCTGTCACCGCAAGGCCGAACTGGTGGGCTGCCGCAGCTTCGCCAGCCCCTTCTCAAGGTCGAGGGCAGTGCTGACCCCGCCGAGCGAGAGACCCAGCTCGACCAGGGTGATGGCCACGGCGGGACGCATGCCCACCACCACCGTCCTGGCGTCGAGCACACGCGAGATGGCGGCGACCGTCGCGAGCATGCGGCCCACGAAGGAGTCGACGATCTCCAGGGCGCTGATGTCGATGATGACGCCCCGGGCGGACTTGGCGACGATCTCCTCGGCCAGGTCCTCCTGGAGGTTCAGCACCATCTGGTCCTCCAGATCGAACTGGACGGACACCAGCAGGATGTCTCCGATACGGAGAATGGGGAGGCGCTCACTCATCGCTGCGCACCCTCGTGGGCGACCATGTCCACACCGGACCGGCGCAGCGCCAGCTTGAGGGCGTCGGCCAGGCTGGCCTTCGTCACGATGCCCTCGAACTCGATGCCGAGCGCGACGATGGTCTGCGCGATCTGCGGGCTGATACCGGACACGGTGCACTCGGCGCCCATGAGCCGGGCGGCGACGATGGTCTTGAGCAGGTGCTGGGCGACCTGGGTGTCCACCGCGGGAACGCCCGTGATGTCGATGATCGCCTGCTCCGAGCCCGTGTCGACGAGCGCTTGCAGCAGCTTCTCCATCACCACCTGGGTGCGCGCCGAGTCCAGCGTGCCGACGAGCGGCACGGCGATGACCCCGTCCCACAGACGCACCACCGGCGTGGAGAGCTCCAGGAGCTGCTCGGCCTGCGCGGCGATGAGCTCGTCGCGCGTCTGCGTGTAGGTCTCGATCGCGAAGAGGCCCATCCCGTCGAGGACGCCGTTGAACTGCAGGTAGGCGCGGATCTGGTCGGCGGTGCCGTCCTGCAGAACAGGTTCGAGGACCTGCTTCAGGGCGAAGACACTGATCGCGGTCTCACTCGGCGAGAATCCCTGACGGGCCCTGTTCCTCGACAGCTCCGTCAGCAGTGCGCGGATTTCGGACATCTGTTCCGAGTGGACGTCGGTGGCTCCCTGACGCAACGCGTCCACCAAGGCGTCGTACATCTCCCGCAGCTCGCGTTCGAGTTCGGCGGTGCCGATGCGCCCTCCCAGCGACCCCGACACCTGCCGCACCCACGCCGCGGCCAGGTCCTGACCCTCGATCGTCAAGAGCCCTACCAGGTCCGCAGAGCTGTCTCGCTTCGCCATTCCGGCGCTCCTTCAATGTTCATATTTACGTGTCAGGGACGACCTCGGAAGCCTACGGCACTCGCGCTCACGGACAGGTGCGACCTGGGAAAGGTCCCCCCGTGGGCCTGACGCGGTGCGGGACGGCACGGGATGTGCGTCTGTCACCATGTCCTCGACCCGGTTCGCCGATGCGGCTCAGGCCGGAGCTCGCACCCTGAGACCTGCCCCGCTGCCACGGGCCGCCACGGTCGGACACGTGGTCGATCCCGACGGAAGCAGCATGTGTCACGCCAAACAGGGTAGCCGCGAACGGACAACGGGAACGAAGGTGGACAAAAAGTGGAGTCAGTCAGGAGAGGCGGCGCCGGGCCGTCGGAAGCCCATGCCATAGCCGCCACCGTCTCCATGACCGGAGGCGGCGCCTGCATAGCCGAGGCACGACGCTTCGCGACCGACTTCCTGGCCCGTGCCCGCACGGACCACGGCGTACCCGTCTCCGCCCGCGCGACGGACCTCACTCAGCTGGTGGTCAGCGAACTGGTCACCAACGCCCACAAATACGCCCCCGGCCCCCTGCTGCTGGAGCTGCGCATCACCGACGGGGTGGTGGCGGTGAGCGTGCACGACGGCGTCGGCGCCAGGCCCGTGGCCCGCTCCGTCGACCCGCACAGGGTCGGCCAGCACGGCCTGGAGATCGTCATGGCCGTCGCCCAGGAGTTCCGGGTGGATCTCGAACCGCCGGGCAAGCGCGTCACCGCGTCCATCGCCCTGGCCCCCTGAACCGTTCGCCGACCCTCTGAACCGGCCGCCGGCATACGTCAGTTCCCGGTGAACGGCTCCCTCAGACCGCCGACGGCGCCGAAGTGCTCCCCCGGACGACGAGACGCGGCGTCATGGTCGTCTGCACGGCGTGGTCGCGCCGCCCCTCCACCCGCTCGATGAGCAGCCGCGCCGCGGTGGCGCCCATGTTGTGCCCGGCCTGGTCGACGCTGGTGAGCTGCACGGTGGCGAGGTCGGCGATGGCGGTGTTGTTGTAGCCCACCAGGGAGACGTCCTGCGGGACCCGCAGACCCAGTTCGTGGGCCGCCCGCCAGACACCGAGCGCGGCCACATCGGCTCCCGTCATGATCGCGGTGGGCCGGTCCCCCGCGGTCAGCAGGCTCATACCGGCCTTGTAGCCGCCTTCGTCGGAGTACGACGTCCGGCAGATCCGGGTGTGCTCCGCGAGCCGGCTGCGGCCCATCGCCTCGGCGTAGCCGTTGCTCAGGACGATCTCCGGCGTACGGGCCCATCTGCTCGACCGGGTCCCGGGCGAGGAGACCAGCGCGATGTTGCGGTGCCCGAGGGACACCAGGTGGTCCACGACGAGCCCGGCACCGGAGCCGTCGGCGTCGACGACGGAGTCGTGCAGGTCGGAGGCGTCGTGGTGGCCGATGACCACCGTGGGCGTCGACTGGGCGGTGGACAGCACTTCGGAGCGCTGGACGCCGGGGGCGATCAGGACGAGGCCGTCCATCTGGCGGTCCACCATGGACTGGACGGTCTTGGCCTGGGCCTCGGCGTCGAAGCCCGCGGCGCCGATCAGCACGGTGTACTCGCTGTCCCGCAGCTCGTCGCGGACGCCGTCGAGGATGTCGGCGAAGAAGGTGTTGCGGATGTTGTCCAGCAGGATGCCGATGGTGTACGTCCGGCCGCGCATTCCGCGCGCGGCGGCATGGGGGCGGTAGTCGAGCTCCGCCATGGCGGCCCGGACCTTCTCCTGCATGGCCGCGCTGACCCCGTACGCGTTGCGCATGACCTTGGAGACCGCGGCGGTGGACACTCCCGCGTGACGCGCGACATCCGTGATCGTCACACGCTTCTTCCGCTGTGATCCCTGCTCCATGCGCGCTGCCCCCTGGAGTGCCGTCCTACTGAGGACAACGTTCTACAGGACGATCCGGTTCGGACGCCAGATGTAGTCGGCTTTTCGGCGATGTTGCGACGCGATGTCTTGACGACGGCTTTCGCTGCGTGCACTGTGGTGCGCACTTCGACGTAGAGAACGTTATACAAAATCTCACTCAGACACTTCTCCCGCACTTCTCCCGCACTTCTCCAACGCTTTCGCAGGGCCTTCGCCTTGCGCCTTCGCCGTGCGCCTTCGCCGCGCCTCCATCGCGCCTTTCGTCCACGATGACAGGGAGCCATGCCGTGATCACCTCCTCGACCTCCGCCAGAAGGGGCCGCCTCGCCGGCTCGACCGCGAGCGCCGCCGCCCTGGTCCTCCTCGTCTCCGCCTGCGGAGGCTCGGGCGGAGGTTCCACTTCCTCACCCGAGAACTTCAGCTACTTGAGCGTCACGGAGAACACGACCGTCAAAACGGCGCTCACCACCCTGTCCAAGGGCGGGTGCAAGACCGCCCAGGACGACCTGCCGCTCAAGGTGGAGACCGTTCCGCAGGCGAGTCTGGACCAGAAGCTGCAACTGCTGGCCGGTCAGGACGCGCTGCCGGTCCAGTTCGCGGCGGGCAACGCACCCGCCCTGACCCAGCAGTTGTACAAGTCCGGCAAGGTCGCCGATCTGGAGACCGAGCTGAAGTCGCTGGGCGTCTACGACCAGTTGGAGCCCGCGGCCGTCTCCACCATCAAGGCGCTGTACGGCGGCAAGGTGGAGGTCCTGCCGTACGAGTACAACATCGAGGGGATCTTCTACAACAAGAAGATCTTCAGCGCCAACGGGCTGACCGTGCCCGCCACCTGGGCCGAACTGGTCTCGGCCGCGGGCACGTTGCAGGCCAAGGGCATCCAGCCGTTCTCGGCCTCCGGTCAGCAGGGCTGGCCCCTGACCCGGCTGATCAGCGGCTACCTCTACCGCAGCCTGGGCCCCGACGCCCTCAAGGCCGTGGCGGACGGCAAGGCCGAGCTCACGGACCCCGAGTACGTCAAAGCCGCACAGGAAGTGGCCGCCCTCGGCAAGAAGGGCTACTTCGGCAAGGGCGTCGGCTCCATCGACTACGACACCTCGGTGAACGAGTTCCTCAACGGCAAGGCAGGCATGCTCTACATGGGCAGCTGGGCGCTGGCGAACATCGCCGACGAGAAGCAGAACAAGGTGGGGGCCGACAACGTCGGCTTCATGCCCTTCCCGGCCGTCGAGGGCGGCAAGGGCTCCATCGAGCAGTACCCCTCCAACGTCGGCCTGGGGATCACCCTCGGCGCCAAGTCCTTCGACAAGAAGACCGGCGCCTGGGTGTCCTGCATCGCGAAGAACTACGGCAGCACCGCCCTCAAGGACCAGGGGGCGATCTCCGGCTTCAAGGTCAACACACCCGTCGAGGACAGCAACGAGGTCACCGGGCAGATCCGTAAGACGATCAGCGGGTCCCGGCAGAACGTGCTCTGGTTCGAGGCCCTGTTCTCCACCAAGGCGACCACGGTCAGCCAGAGCAACGCGGCCGGCCTGGTCGCCGGGAGCCTGAGCCCCGAGAAGTTCATGCGGACCGTGCAGGACGCCCTGGCCGAGAAGTGAGGCGGACGGGCCCGGCGACGGGCCCCCGCCGACCACAGCCTGACACCTCACGAACTGGACACCCCTCCATGCACCGCGTACTCGGTGACCGCAAGGCGGTCCTGATCCTCCTCGGTCCCGCCCTGCTCGTCTACTCCCTGATCATGCTGGTCCCCATGGTGTGGTCCTTCGGGTACTCGTTCACCGAGGGCAACACCATCGAGGGCTTCACCGGCAACGGCCTGGACAACTTCCAGCGCCTGTTCTCCGACCCCGCCGTGCGGGACGCCCTGTGGTTCACCGCCAAGTACGCGGTCGTCGTGACCGTCGGCCAGGTCGTCGCCGGCTATCTGCTGGCCCTGCTGTACGTGTTCTTCCTCAAGCGCGCCTCCGCGCTCATCCGTACCCTGGTGTTCTTCCCCGTCGTCCTGCCCACCGTGGCCGTCGGTCTGCTCTTCCAGAAGTTCTTCCAGGTGGCCCCGCAGACCGGCCCGGTCAACTCCCTGCTCAACGCGGTGGGCCTGGACTCCGTCGACTGGTTCGGCAGCGCGGGACACGCCTTCTGGGTCCTGATCGTCATGGACATCTGGCGCTCCATGGGCTTCTACGCCGTCCTGCTCTTCGCCGGCCTGGTGGACATCCCCGAGGAGGTGCTGGAGTCCGCCCGCCTCGACGGAGCCTCCGGTCCGCGGCTCGTCCGCCACATCGTCCTGCCCATGTCGTTCCCGGTACTGATGTCAGCGGTCATCTTCAGCATCAACGGCACGCTCAAGGTCTTCGACTCGATCGTGGCACTGACGGGCGGGGGTCCCGGCAGCGGCACCACACCGCTCACCCTGTACATGTTCCAGACGTCGTTCACCTACGGCGACTACGGCTACGGCAGCACCATCGCCCTGCTGCTGACCGTCGTGTGTCTCCTGGTGACCCTGGTCGTCTTCCGCGTCTCGCGGCGCGACCTCACGGAGGGCTGAACCCATGGCCATCGACACGTCCGTCAGGGTCTGGCGCCCGCGCCGCCTGTGGGTCAAGCTCGTCGTCGCAGGTCTCCTGGTCGTCGAGGTCTATCCGCTCGTCTGGATGTTCCTGACCTCGCTGAAGTCCAACGACGACTACCTCAACAACTCCACCTGGTCGCTGCCCACCACCTGGGAGTGGGGCAACTACACCGACGCCTGGACCACCGGGCACATCGGTCTGTACGTGCAGAACAGCCTGCTCGCCGTCGTGCCCGCGCTCGCGCTGATCCTGCTGCTGGGCACCGCGGCAGGGTTCGCCCTCCAGGTCATGGTGTGGAAGGGCCGCGGTCTGACCCTGCTGGTCTTCCTCACGGGCATGATGGTCCCCGCGCAGATGATCCTGCTGCCCCTGTTCACGGTGTACTTCCGGACCGGCCTGTCCGGCACCTTGTGGCCGCTGATCCTCACCTACACGGGCACCGGCCTTCCCCTGACGGTGTTCATGATGGCCACCTACTACAAGACCGTCCCGCGCGAGCTGTTCGAGGCGGCCACCATCGACGGCGCGGGCATCCTGCGCGCGTTCTGGACCATCGGTCTGCCCATGGTCCGCAACGCGATCCTGACCGTCGGCCTGGTGCAGTTCTTCTTCATCTGGAACGACCTGCTGATCGCGCTGACCTTCACCAACAGCCAGGACCTGCGCACCATCCAGGTCGGGCTGCTCAACTTCACCGGCGACTTCGGCGCCACACAGTACGGCCCGCTGTTCGCCGCCATCTGCATCAACGTCTTCGGCACCCTGGTGATCTACCTCTTCCTCAACCAGAAGGTGATGAAGGGCCTCACCTCGGGAGCCGTCAAGGGTTGACGGCCGCGCCTCCACAGGGCTTCAGCTCCGGCCAGGCGCCGGCCGTCCGCACCCGTATCCATGGAAGGTCCCCCACCCATGTCCTCTCAGCCTGCCCCGGTCACCTTCGAGCACCTGCCCGACGGCCTCGGAATCGGTGTCGCCCGGCCACGCCTGACCTGGCGTCTGCCCCGGGGAGCCGCCGTCCAGGACGCCTACGAGATCGAACTCGACCGGGACGGCGTCCTCCGTCGCACCGGCCGCACGGCCCACGCGGACCAGGTCCTCCTGCCGTGGCCGGGCGCACCTCTCGACTCCCGTGAACGGGTCGGCGTCCGGGTACGGGTGTGGGTGGACGGGGCCGCGGACCCGACCGGTTGGAGCGAGCCGCGCACGGTCGAGGCGGGGCTCCTGGACGCCGCCGACTGGAGTGCCGTACCGGTCGGCGCGGCCTGGCCCGAGGCCCCCGGCACCGACCGGCGCCCGGCCCGCGTCCGCCGCGACTTCACCCTCGACGCCCCGGCGGTCCGGGCCCGGCTGTATGTCACCGCCCACGGTGTGTACGAGGCCGAGATCAACGGCCGCCGGGTCGGCGACGACATCCTCTCGCCGGGGTGGACCGTCTACGGCGAACGCCTGCGCTACCACACCTACGACGTCACCGAGCATCTCGTACCCGGCGCCAACACCCTCGGTGCCTGGCTCGGGGACGGCTGGTACCGGGGCCACATCGGTTTCGACGGTGGCTACCGCGACCTCTACGGCAGCGACCAGTCCCTCCTCGCCCAGCTAGAAGTCACCCTGGCCGACGGCACCACGACGGTCGTCGCCACCGACGGCTCCTGGCAGGCCGCGCCCGGCCCGATCCTCTTCAGCGGCCTCTACGAGGGCGAGACCTTCGACGCACGCCTGCACGACCCCCACTGGTCGACACCTCAAGGAGGCCTGGAAGAGGCCGAGTTGTGGACGCCGGTGGCCACCCGCACCCGCGATCCACGCACCCTGATCGCCCCCAAGGGCGCTCCCGTCCGCCGCACCCAGGAACTGTCACCCCTCACTGTCACCGCCAAGGGCGACGGCCGTCACGTCCTGGACTTCGGCCAGAATCTCGTCGGCCGGCTGCGCATCACCGTCGCCGGACCGGCGGGCACGACCATCACCCTGCGCCACGCCGAGGTACTCCAGGACGGCGAACTCGCCACCCGCCCCCTGCGCGGGGCCGCGTCCACCGACACCTACGTCCTCGACGGCTCCGGCGAGCAGACCTGGGAACCGCGCTTCACCC
Coding sequences:
- a CDS encoding carbohydrate ABC transporter permease; protein product: MHRVLGDRKAVLILLGPALLVYSLIMLVPMVWSFGYSFTEGNTIEGFTGNGLDNFQRLFSDPAVRDALWFTAKYAVVVTVGQVVAGYLLALLYVFFLKRASALIRTLVFFPVVLPTVAVGLLFQKFFQVAPQTGPVNSLLNAVGLDSVDWFGSAGHAFWVLIVMDIWRSMGFYAVLLFAGLVDIPEEVLESARLDGASGPRLVRHIVLPMSFPVLMSAVIFSINGTLKVFDSIVALTGGGPGSGTTPLTLYMFQTSFTYGDYGYGSTIALLLTVVCLLVTLVVFRVSRRDLTEG
- a CDS encoding STAS domain-containing protein; this translates as MSERLPILRIGDILLVSVQFDLEDQMVLNLQEDLAEEIVAKSARGVIIDISALEIVDSFVGRMLATVAAISRVLDARTVVVGMRPAVAITLVELGLSLGGVSTALDLEKGLAKLRQPTSSALR
- a CDS encoding carbohydrate ABC transporter permease, whose translation is MAIDTSVRVWRPRRLWVKLVVAGLLVVEVYPLVWMFLTSLKSNDDYLNNSTWSLPTTWEWGNYTDAWTTGHIGLYVQNSLLAVVPALALILLLGTAAGFALQVMVWKGRGLTLLVFLTGMMVPAQMILLPLFTVYFRTGLSGTLWPLILTYTGTGLPLTVFMMATYYKTVPRELFEAATIDGAGILRAFWTIGLPMVRNAILTVGLVQFFFIWNDLLIALTFTNSQDLRTIQVGLLNFTGDFGATQYGPLFAAICINVFGTLVIYLFLNQKVMKGLTSGAVKG
- a CDS encoding LacI family DNA-binding transcriptional regulator; amino-acid sequence: MTITDVARHAGVSTAAVSKVMRNAYGVSAAMQEKVRAAMAELDYRPHAAARGMRGRTYTIGILLDNIRNTFFADILDGVRDELRDSEYTVLIGAAGFDAEAQAKTVQSMVDRQMDGLVLIAPGVQRSEVLSTAQSTPTVVIGHHDASDLHDSVVDADGSGAGLVVDHLVSLGHRNIALVSSPGTRSSRWARTPEIVLSNGYAEAMGRSRLAEHTRICRTSYSDEGGYKAGMSLLTAGDRPTAIMTGADVAALGVWRAAHELGLRVPQDVSLVGYNNTAIADLATVQLTSVDQAGHNMGATAARLLIERVEGRRDHAVQTTMTPRLVVRGSTSAPSAV
- a CDS encoding STAS domain-containing protein, with the protein product MAKRDSSADLVGLLTIEGQDLAAAWVRQVSGSLGGRIGTAELERELREMYDALVDALRQGATDVHSEQMSEIRALLTELSRNRARQGFSPSETAISVFALKQVLEPVLQDGTADQIRAYLQFNGVLDGMGLFAIETYTQTRDELIAAQAEQLLELSTPVVRLWDGVIAVPLVGTLDSARTQVVMEKLLQALVDTGSEQAIIDITGVPAVDTQVAQHLLKTIVAARLMGAECTVSGISPQIAQTIVALGIEFEGIVTKASLADALKLALRRSGVDMVAHEGAQR
- a CDS encoding ABC transporter substrate-binding protein; amino-acid sequence: MITSSTSARRGRLAGSTASAAALVLLVSACGGSGGGSTSSPENFSYLSVTENTTVKTALTTLSKGGCKTAQDDLPLKVETVPQASLDQKLQLLAGQDALPVQFAAGNAPALTQQLYKSGKVADLETELKSLGVYDQLEPAAVSTIKALYGGKVEVLPYEYNIEGIFYNKKIFSANGLTVPATWAELVSAAGTLQAKGIQPFSASGQQGWPLTRLISGYLYRSLGPDALKAVADGKAELTDPEYVKAAQEVAALGKKGYFGKGVGSIDYDTSVNEFLNGKAGMLYMGSWALANIADEKQNKVGADNVGFMPFPAVEGGKGSIEQYPSNVGLGITLGAKSFDKKTGAWVSCIAKNYGSTALKDQGAISGFKVNTPVEDSNEVTGQIRKTISGSRQNVLWFEALFSTKATTVSQSNAAGLVAGSLSPEKFMRTVQDALAEK
- a CDS encoding ATP-binding protein; translated protein: MTAPWTAGEDPQVYPIARSGDLVHIRQAIRALSQKCRLSLVDQTKMITAASELARNTLIYGGGGTVSSGLVSANGKNGVAAVFEDSGPGIADVEQAMTDGWTSGGGLGLGLSGARRLVDDFRLVTAPGEGTTVTIIKWVR
- a CDS encoding ATP-binding SpoIIE family protein phosphatase gives rise to the protein MGAVNTTVALSYEDIAWFRDGASLAAASRGAAATLARRIGLSSHRVAEVALAVTEAATNVQRHADDGALLLRVVRSGDQAGVEFLTVDSGPGITDVPAALADGSSSAGTLGIGLGAVARLADQFDLHSVPGRGTVMAAQFWPRAADGSAVVASRDLSTVAGVTRPISGETACGDAWAVRTDDSGGAGDRPAILVMLCDGLGHGPLAARASQAAVKAFQETRDLSPAGALDAIHLALRGTRGGAVAVARIEPAAGRVLYCGIGNVSGFLLGDDGRKALLSAPGIVGAQMRRLRTFEQALPAHGALVMHSDGLTERWDHGTLPGLMSHTPLVMAGQLLREAGVRRDDASVVVIKGAW
- a CDS encoding ATP-binding protein; its protein translation is MTGGGACIAEARRFATDFLARARTDHGVPVSARATDLTQLVVSELVTNAHKYAPGPLLLELRITDGVVAVSVHDGVGARPVARSVDPHRVGQHGLEIVMAVAQEFRVDLEPPGKRVTASIALAP